The Doryrhamphus excisus isolate RoL2022-K1 chromosome 1, RoL_Dexc_1.0, whole genome shotgun sequence genome includes a window with the following:
- the LOC131129821 gene encoding uncharacterized protein LOC131129821 isoform X3 — MLPNNWNGIMSVLLYFTAARGGRQVVMVKDGDDATLPCEHLLDSQVSCGLTWLLTAGLNTYEVITSGQISWMFMSQKNRLSVMADCSLVIKKVTAQDAGDYFCRIYQGNSTKDSLVSLYVVTLTVKSIGEETMMASCIVHSPALCQHQVKWLFHQTRVDSKHPHIKTFHPSNCNTTASFPSFLSIYSTKELLQCQVKYSSTELVFDLPPTEGDGGQECSPPRREDTEEPPHHNSVKDCLIARASWPHQAGATITLRDTVLLPPYDC, encoded by the exons ATGCTTCCAAACAACTGGAATGGAATCATGAGTGTACTGCTTTATTTTACTg CAGCAAGAGGTGGCCGTCAGGTGGTCATGGTCAAGGATGGAGATGATGCTACGTTGCCGTGTGAGCACCTGTTGGACAGCCAGGTGTCCTGTGGACTGACGTGGTTGTTAACTGCAGGTTTGAACACGTATGAGGTTATCACCAGTGGTCAGATCTCTTGGATGTTCATGTCTCAGAAGAACAGGCTGAGTGTGATGGCTGATTGTTCTCTGGTCATCAAGAAGGTGACAGCTCAGGATGCTGGTGACTACTTTTGTCGAATTTACCAAGGAAACAGCACAAAAGACAGTTTGGTATCTCTGTATGTGGTCACCT TGACGGTGAAGAGCATCGGTGAGGAGACAATGATGGCCAGCTGCATCGTGCATTCTCCTGCTCTTTGTCAGCATCAAGTCAAGTGGCTCTTCCATCAAACACGAGTGGACTCAAAGCACCCACACATCAAAACCTTCCATCCGTCCAATTGCAACACCACTGCCTCTTTTCCATCGTTTTTGTCCATCTACTCCACGAAGGAGCTGTTGCAGTGCCAGGTGAAATATTCCTCCACCGAGCTGGTGTTTGACCTCCCGCCCACAG AAGGAGACGGAGGGCAGGAGTGTTCCCCTCCGAGAAGAGAAGACACCGAAGAACCTCCTCATCACAACTCTGTCAAAG attgtctcattgCACGGGCATCATGGCCGCACCAGGCAGGTGCAACAATAACCCTGAGGGACACAGTCCTGTTGCCTCCATATGATTGTTGA
- the gtf3c2 gene encoding general transcription factor 3C polypeptide 2 isoform X2: MKETAPTDADDPPGPETPSKPSFDLAPTSKGRQRRKNPRYSDYDTGDTDTHETQSDDKNAETKRLGNEATPRKTPAKRGRPKKVPQPSVNEEAASQVSNGETSTKKTPGAKGTPSSKTPAKANVTEASPVAGDSVANGTPKPKRKYTKKQVVKAEPVAREKSPDVPEEVEPGGRRRRSAAKMAMKFLHAMAEEESSHSAEGPQASSDSIPKTAEVASRNISSQGGKGRRGRKRKYSDSDGADDQDFVPDVEEEEVANEEEEEEEAAEEDDDEDVEATDSDSNYKRSYSSSASGTKLEKKMAGGMMKTIVEAFHTFKKFREEHHKSWLFSEWIPSSRAWTPVPQSEVETYLPQEHQSAAFRVSREGCKEEEPLQRLGRFQAGPPHQDYWDMHLNAGGPVWAMEWCPTPDGAVVSQYLAVACHRNMDDQHYLHKNYTGPALVQVWDLGRLEYNSRPTSQAGLAYGLVLDKGCIWNLKWCPSGAWEMPSTRKEAPLLPRLGLLAVATSTAVVTIYSLPHPEALNTSQNLPGDSDQRGSIYKPDPVLRLKLGSLKLLRLDESGQVLSMDWLPVQPHDVIAVGFYDGVVGLWDLNTKSALLRVQGSHDSVTLLPYKCFLAHDHAVRALAFCHANRDLLATAGEDRLLKTWDLRRLYGPVTVQKRSVPNEIYWPINSAGLLSAQESAYAATFSQGVHYVDHKMRAYFAVPRMTTMWSIAYSDWLNSMVTSDVLGEVIFAALPSSISTFQYIKRPIDRRFPIYFTTLEPHEDTGEEQEQEQDGPVEKNNEEAEGGSDSKVPPRGLETYREAEKKFYLHHTDSNMVLGRKGRLWKQMQASELKSRINMDHMPLAALHKVRLSPNMSCHTWLASAGQSGLIRLNCLRHINSPDINAAIRKSRAQFDARHRPCKDAPA; the protein is encoded by the exons ATGAAAGAAACGGCGCCGACAGATGCTGATGACCCCCCAG GTCCAGAGACGCCATCCAAGCCCTCCTTTGATTTGGCACCCACCTCCAAAGGTCGGCAGCGCAGGAAAAACCCCAGATATTCCGACTATGACACCGGGGACACGGACACACATGAGACGCAAAGTGATGACAAAAACGCGGAGACAAAGAGGCTGGGAAACGAGGCGACGCCTCGAAAGACGCCTGCCAAGCGAGGACGGCCGAAGAAGGTCCCCCAGCCGAGTGTGAACGAGGAAGCAGCGTCTCAGGTGTCTAACGGGGAAACGTCAACGAAAAAGACCCCTGGTGCAAAAGGGACGCCTTCAAGCAAAACTCCAGCTAAAGCTAACGTTACCGAGGCCTCTCCTGTGGCGGGGGACTCCGTGGCGAATGGGACGCCAAAGCCTAAGAGGAAGTACACGAAGAAGCAGGTAGTCAAGGCCGAGCCAGTCGCACGTGAGAAGAGTCCAGACGTACCCGAGGAGGTGGAACCAGGAGGACGCCGCAGGAGGAGCGCCGCTAAAAT GGCGATGAAGTTCCTCCACGCGATGGCTGAAGAGGAGAGCAGTCATTCCGCTGAAGGTCCCCAAGCCAGCAGCGACTCCATTCCCAAAACAGCAGAAGTGGCAAGCAGGAACATAAGTTCTCAAGGTGGAAAAG GGCGCAGAGGTCGCAAGAGAAAGTACTCCGACAGTGACGGTGCAGACGACCAAGACTTTGTTCCggatgtggaggaggaggaagtggccaatgaggaggaggaagaggaggaggcggcggaggaggaTGACGACGAGGATGTGGAGGCGACAGACTCGGATTCAAACTACAAAAGAAGCTACAGCAGCAGC GCCTCAGGCACCAAACTGGAGAAGAAAATGGCTGGCGGCATGATGAAGACCATTGTGGAGGCCTTCCACACCTTCAAGAAATT CCGTGAGGAGCACCACAAGAGCTGGCTGTTCTCAGAGTGGATCCCCTCCTCCAGGGCCTGGACCCCGGTGCCACAAAG TGAAGTGGAGACCTATCTCCCCCAGGAGCACCAATCAGCTGCTTTCCGAGTGTCCAGGGAAGGTTGCAAAGAGGAGGAGCCTCTGCAGAGACTCGGCAG GTTCCAAGCAGGACCTCCTCACCAGGACTACTGGGACATGCATCTGAACGCAGGCGGGCCGGTGTGGGCCATGGAGTGGTGCCCAACCCCCGACGGGGCCGTGGTGTCCCAGTACTTGGCTGTGGCCTGCCACAGAAACATGGACGACCAGCACTACCTCCACAAAAACTACACCGGACCCGCCCTGGTGCAGGTGTGGGACCTGGGCAGGCTGGAGTACAACAGCAG GCCCACCTCACAGGCCGGCCTGGCTTACGGCCTGGTCCTGGACAAGGGTTGCATCTGGAACCTCAAGTGGTGTCCCTCAGGTGCCTGGGAGATGCCCTCCACCAGGAAAGAG GCTCCTCTCCTGCCCAGACTTGGTCTTCTGGCAGTGGCGACCTCCACTGCCGTGGTCACCATCTACAGTCTGCCCCATCCTGAAGCTCTGAACACCAGCCAGAACCTCCCGG GTGACAGCGACCAGCGTGGGTCCATTTACAAG ccagatCCTGTTCTCAGACTCAAGCTGGGCTCCTTGAAATTACTTCGTCTGGATGAGAGTGGGCAAGTTCTGTCCATGGATTGGCTGCCCGTTCAACCGCACGACGTCATTGCCGTCGGGTTCTATGATG GTGTTGTGGGTCTTTGGGACCTGAACACAAAGTCAGCGTTGTTGCGTGTTCAGGGGTCACATGACTCCGTCACCCTGCTGCCATACAAATGCTTCCTGGCTCACGACCACGCCGTGCGCGCTCTGGCTTTCTGTCATGCTAACAG AGATCTTTTAGCGACTGCGGGGGAGGACCGCCTCTTGAAGACATGGGACCTGAGGAGGCTTTACGGGCCAGTCACGGTCCAGAAACGCTCTGTGCCCAATGAGATCTACTGGCCCATAAATTCAGCAGGACTCCTTTCGGCCCAGGAGAGCGCCTACGCAGC AACCTTCTCCCAAGGAGTGCATTACGTTGACCACAAGATGCGCGCCTACTTTGCAGTCCCCAGGATGACCACAATGTGG TCCATCGCttactctgattggctgaacagTATGGTGACATCAGACGTGTTGGGTGAGGTCATTTTCGCAGCCTTACCTTCAAGTATTTCCACATTTCAGTACATCAAACGGCCCATCGACAGAAGATTT CCCATCTACTTCACCACCCTGGAGCCTCATGAGGACACTGGAGAGGAGCAGGAGCAGGAGCAGGATGGGCCGGTGGAGAAGAACAATGAGGAGGCAGAGGGAGGAAGCGACAGCAAGGTTCCTCCTCGAGGGCTTGAGACCTACAGAGAGGCTGAGAAGAAGTTTTACCTTCATCACACCGACAGCAACATG GTTTTAGGCAGGAAGGGACGTCTGTGGAAGCAAATGCAAGCCAGCGAGCTGAAGAGCAGGATCAACATGGACCACATGCCGCTGGCCGCACTGcacaag
- the LOC131129821 gene encoding uncharacterized protein LOC131129821 isoform X1: MLPNNWNGIMSVLLYFTAARGGRQVVMVKDGDDATLPCEHLLDSQVSCGLTWLLTAGLNTYEVITSGQISWMFMSQKNRLSVMADCSLVIKKVTAQDAGDYFCRIYQGNSTKDSLVSLYVVTCEYSSSCVLFFFFLLMKSSACSPVTVKSIGEETMMASCIVHSPALCQHQVKWLFHQTRVDSKHPHIKTFHPSNCNTTASFPSFLSIYSTKELLQCQVKYSSTELVFDLPPTEGDGGQECSPPRREDTEEPPHHNSVKDCLIARASWPHQAGATITLRDTVLLPPYDC; encoded by the exons ATGCTTCCAAACAACTGGAATGGAATCATGAGTGTACTGCTTTATTTTACTg CAGCAAGAGGTGGCCGTCAGGTGGTCATGGTCAAGGATGGAGATGATGCTACGTTGCCGTGTGAGCACCTGTTGGACAGCCAGGTGTCCTGTGGACTGACGTGGTTGTTAACTGCAGGTTTGAACACGTATGAGGTTATCACCAGTGGTCAGATCTCTTGGATGTTCATGTCTCAGAAGAACAGGCTGAGTGTGATGGCTGATTGTTCTCTGGTCATCAAGAAGGTGACAGCTCAGGATGCTGGTGACTACTTTTGTCGAATTTACCAAGGAAACAGCACAAAAGACAGTTTGGTATCTCTGTATGTGGTCACCTGTGAGTATTCTTCATCATGTGTCCTATTCTTCTTTTTCTTACTGATGAAGTCATCTGCATGCTCCCCAGTGACGGTGAAGAGCATCGGTGAGGAGACAATGATGGCCAGCTGCATCGTGCATTCTCCTGCTCTTTGTCAGCATCAAGTCAAGTGGCTCTTCCATCAAACACGAGTGGACTCAAAGCACCCACACATCAAAACCTTCCATCCGTCCAATTGCAACACCACTGCCTCTTTTCCATCGTTTTTGTCCATCTACTCCACGAAGGAGCTGTTGCAGTGCCAGGTGAAATATTCCTCCACCGAGCTGGTGTTTGACCTCCCGCCCACAG AAGGAGACGGAGGGCAGGAGTGTTCCCCTCCGAGAAGAGAAGACACCGAAGAACCTCCTCATCACAACTCTGTCAAAG attgtctcattgCACGGGCATCATGGCCGCACCAGGCAGGTGCAACAATAACCCTGAGGGACACAGTCCTGTTGCCTCCATATGATTGTTGA
- the gtf3c2 gene encoding general transcription factor 3C polypeptide 2 isoform X1, protein MKETAPTDADDPPGPETPSKPSFDLAPTSKGRQRRKNPRYSDYDTGDTDTHETQSDDKNAETKRLGNEATPRKTPAKRGRPKKVPQPSVNEEAASQVSNGETSTKKTPGAKGTPSSKTPAKANVTEASPVAGDSVANGTPKPKRKYTKKQVVKAEPVAREKSPDVPEEVEPGGRRRRSAAKMAMKFLHAMAEEESSHSAEGPQASSDSIPKTAEVASRNISSQGGKGRRGRKRKYSDSDGADDQDFVPDVEEEEVANEEEEEEEAAEEDDDEDVEATDSDSNYKRSYSSSASGTKLEKKMAGGMMKTIVEAFHTFKKFREEHHKSWLFSEWIPSSRAWTPVPQSEVETYLPQEHQSAAFRVSREGCKEEEPLQRLGRFQAGPPHQDYWDMHLNAGGPVWAMEWCPTPDGAVVSQYLAVACHRNMDDQHYLHKNYTGPALVQVWDLGRLEYNSRPTSQAGLAYGLVLDKGCIWNLKWCPSGAWEMPSTRKEAPLLPRLGLLAVATSTAVVTIYSLPHPEALNTSQNLPGKPSGDSDQRGSIYKPDPVLRLKLGSLKLLRLDESGQVLSMDWLPVQPHDVIAVGFYDGVVGLWDLNTKSALLRVQGSHDSVTLLPYKCFLAHDHAVRALAFCHANRDLLATAGEDRLLKTWDLRRLYGPVTVQKRSVPNEIYWPINSAGLLSAQESAYAATFSQGVHYVDHKMRAYFAVPRMTTMWSIAYSDWLNSMVTSDVLGEVIFAALPSSISTFQYIKRPIDRRFPIYFTTLEPHEDTGEEQEQEQDGPVEKNNEEAEGGSDSKVPPRGLETYREAEKKFYLHHTDSNMVLGRKGRLWKQMQASELKSRINMDHMPLAALHKVRLSPNMSCHTWLASAGQSGLIRLNCLRHINSPDINAAIRKSRAQFDARHRPCKDAPA, encoded by the exons ATGAAAGAAACGGCGCCGACAGATGCTGATGACCCCCCAG GTCCAGAGACGCCATCCAAGCCCTCCTTTGATTTGGCACCCACCTCCAAAGGTCGGCAGCGCAGGAAAAACCCCAGATATTCCGACTATGACACCGGGGACACGGACACACATGAGACGCAAAGTGATGACAAAAACGCGGAGACAAAGAGGCTGGGAAACGAGGCGACGCCTCGAAAGACGCCTGCCAAGCGAGGACGGCCGAAGAAGGTCCCCCAGCCGAGTGTGAACGAGGAAGCAGCGTCTCAGGTGTCTAACGGGGAAACGTCAACGAAAAAGACCCCTGGTGCAAAAGGGACGCCTTCAAGCAAAACTCCAGCTAAAGCTAACGTTACCGAGGCCTCTCCTGTGGCGGGGGACTCCGTGGCGAATGGGACGCCAAAGCCTAAGAGGAAGTACACGAAGAAGCAGGTAGTCAAGGCCGAGCCAGTCGCACGTGAGAAGAGTCCAGACGTACCCGAGGAGGTGGAACCAGGAGGACGCCGCAGGAGGAGCGCCGCTAAAAT GGCGATGAAGTTCCTCCACGCGATGGCTGAAGAGGAGAGCAGTCATTCCGCTGAAGGTCCCCAAGCCAGCAGCGACTCCATTCCCAAAACAGCAGAAGTGGCAAGCAGGAACATAAGTTCTCAAGGTGGAAAAG GGCGCAGAGGTCGCAAGAGAAAGTACTCCGACAGTGACGGTGCAGACGACCAAGACTTTGTTCCggatgtggaggaggaggaagtggccaatgaggaggaggaagaggaggaggcggcggaggaggaTGACGACGAGGATGTGGAGGCGACAGACTCGGATTCAAACTACAAAAGAAGCTACAGCAGCAGC GCCTCAGGCACCAAACTGGAGAAGAAAATGGCTGGCGGCATGATGAAGACCATTGTGGAGGCCTTCCACACCTTCAAGAAATT CCGTGAGGAGCACCACAAGAGCTGGCTGTTCTCAGAGTGGATCCCCTCCTCCAGGGCCTGGACCCCGGTGCCACAAAG TGAAGTGGAGACCTATCTCCCCCAGGAGCACCAATCAGCTGCTTTCCGAGTGTCCAGGGAAGGTTGCAAAGAGGAGGAGCCTCTGCAGAGACTCGGCAG GTTCCAAGCAGGACCTCCTCACCAGGACTACTGGGACATGCATCTGAACGCAGGCGGGCCGGTGTGGGCCATGGAGTGGTGCCCAACCCCCGACGGGGCCGTGGTGTCCCAGTACTTGGCTGTGGCCTGCCACAGAAACATGGACGACCAGCACTACCTCCACAAAAACTACACCGGACCCGCCCTGGTGCAGGTGTGGGACCTGGGCAGGCTGGAGTACAACAGCAG GCCCACCTCACAGGCCGGCCTGGCTTACGGCCTGGTCCTGGACAAGGGTTGCATCTGGAACCTCAAGTGGTGTCCCTCAGGTGCCTGGGAGATGCCCTCCACCAGGAAAGAG GCTCCTCTCCTGCCCAGACTTGGTCTTCTGGCAGTGGCGACCTCCACTGCCGTGGTCACCATCTACAGTCTGCCCCATCCTGAAGCTCTGAACACCAGCCAGAACCTCCCGGGTAAGCCTTCTG GTGACAGCGACCAGCGTGGGTCCATTTACAAG ccagatCCTGTTCTCAGACTCAAGCTGGGCTCCTTGAAATTACTTCGTCTGGATGAGAGTGGGCAAGTTCTGTCCATGGATTGGCTGCCCGTTCAACCGCACGACGTCATTGCCGTCGGGTTCTATGATG GTGTTGTGGGTCTTTGGGACCTGAACACAAAGTCAGCGTTGTTGCGTGTTCAGGGGTCACATGACTCCGTCACCCTGCTGCCATACAAATGCTTCCTGGCTCACGACCACGCCGTGCGCGCTCTGGCTTTCTGTCATGCTAACAG AGATCTTTTAGCGACTGCGGGGGAGGACCGCCTCTTGAAGACATGGGACCTGAGGAGGCTTTACGGGCCAGTCACGGTCCAGAAACGCTCTGTGCCCAATGAGATCTACTGGCCCATAAATTCAGCAGGACTCCTTTCGGCCCAGGAGAGCGCCTACGCAGC AACCTTCTCCCAAGGAGTGCATTACGTTGACCACAAGATGCGCGCCTACTTTGCAGTCCCCAGGATGACCACAATGTGG TCCATCGCttactctgattggctgaacagTATGGTGACATCAGACGTGTTGGGTGAGGTCATTTTCGCAGCCTTACCTTCAAGTATTTCCACATTTCAGTACATCAAACGGCCCATCGACAGAAGATTT CCCATCTACTTCACCACCCTGGAGCCTCATGAGGACACTGGAGAGGAGCAGGAGCAGGAGCAGGATGGGCCGGTGGAGAAGAACAATGAGGAGGCAGAGGGAGGAAGCGACAGCAAGGTTCCTCCTCGAGGGCTTGAGACCTACAGAGAGGCTGAGAAGAAGTTTTACCTTCATCACACCGACAGCAACATG GTTTTAGGCAGGAAGGGACGTCTGTGGAAGCAAATGCAAGCCAGCGAGCTGAAGAGCAGGATCAACATGGACCACATGCCGCTGGCCGCACTGcacaag
- the LOC131129821 gene encoding uncharacterized protein LOC131129821 isoform X2, with protein sequence MLPNNWNGIMSVLLYFTAARGGRQVVMVKDGDDATLPCEHLLDSQVSCGLTWLLTAGLNTYEVITSGQISWMFMSQKNRLSVMADCSLVIKKVTAQDAGDYFCRIYQGNSTKDSLVSLYVVTCEYSSSCVLFFFFLLMKSSACSPVTVKSIGEETMMASCIVHSPALCQHQVKWLFHQTRVDSKHPHIKTFHPSNCNTTASFPSFLSIYSTKELLQCQVKYSSTELVFDLPPTEGDGGQECSPPRREDTEEPPHHNSVKEACRDVSGCG encoded by the exons ATGCTTCCAAACAACTGGAATGGAATCATGAGTGTACTGCTTTATTTTACTg CAGCAAGAGGTGGCCGTCAGGTGGTCATGGTCAAGGATGGAGATGATGCTACGTTGCCGTGTGAGCACCTGTTGGACAGCCAGGTGTCCTGTGGACTGACGTGGTTGTTAACTGCAGGTTTGAACACGTATGAGGTTATCACCAGTGGTCAGATCTCTTGGATGTTCATGTCTCAGAAGAACAGGCTGAGTGTGATGGCTGATTGTTCTCTGGTCATCAAGAAGGTGACAGCTCAGGATGCTGGTGACTACTTTTGTCGAATTTACCAAGGAAACAGCACAAAAGACAGTTTGGTATCTCTGTATGTGGTCACCTGTGAGTATTCTTCATCATGTGTCCTATTCTTCTTTTTCTTACTGATGAAGTCATCTGCATGCTCCCCAGTGACGGTGAAGAGCATCGGTGAGGAGACAATGATGGCCAGCTGCATCGTGCATTCTCCTGCTCTTTGTCAGCATCAAGTCAAGTGGCTCTTCCATCAAACACGAGTGGACTCAAAGCACCCACACATCAAAACCTTCCATCCGTCCAATTGCAACACCACTGCCTCTTTTCCATCGTTTTTGTCCATCTACTCCACGAAGGAGCTGTTGCAGTGCCAGGTGAAATATTCCTCCACCGAGCTGGTGTTTGACCTCCCGCCCACAG AAGGAGACGGAGGGCAGGAGTGTTCCCCTCCGAGAAGAGAAGACACCGAAGAACCTCCTCATCACAACTCTGTCAAAG aGGCCTGCAGGGACGTTTCAGGATGCG GCTGA